A section of the Falco rusticolus isolate bFalRus1 chromosome Z, bFalRus1.pri, whole genome shotgun sequence genome encodes:
- the AK6 gene encoding adenylate kinase isoenzyme 6 isoform X2, which produces MTYINVGDMAKEGELYEGFDEEYDCPILDEDRVVDELEDKMSEGGVIVDYHGCDFFPERWFHIVFVLRTENSFLYDRLESRGYKGKKLQDNIQCEIFQTLYEEAVCSYREEIVHQLPSNTPEDLERNLDQIMQWIEQWMRDNN; this is translated from the exons ATGACCTATATTAATGTGGGTGACATGGCAAAAGAAG GAGAACTGTATGAAGGTTTTGATGAGGAATATGATTGTCCAATTTTGGATGAAGATAGG GTGGTTGATGAACTAGAAGATAAGATGAGTGAGGGTGGAGTTATTGTCGATTATCACGGCTGTGATTTTTTCCCTGAGCGGTGGTTTCATATAGTATTTGTACTTCGTACAGAAAATTCATTTCTGTATGACAGGCTTGAAAGCAG gggctacaaagggaaaaagctgCAAGACAACATTCAGTGTGAAATTTTTCAGACACTTTATGAGGAAGCTGTGTGTTCCTATAGAGAGGAAATTGTACACCAGTTACCCAGCAACACTCCGGAAGACCTAGAAAGAAATTTGGATCAGATTATGCAATGGATTGAGCAATGGATGAGGGACAACAATTGA
- the AK6 gene encoding adenylate kinase isoenzyme 6 isoform X1 → MRRPNVLLTGTPGVGKTTLGKELASRAGMTYINVGDMAKEGELYEGFDEEYDCPILDEDRVVDELEDKMSEGGVIVDYHGCDFFPERWFHIVFVLRTENSFLYDRLESRGYKGKKLQDNIQCEIFQTLYEEAVCSYREEIVHQLPSNTPEDLERNLDQIMQWIEQWMRDNN, encoded by the exons ATGAGGCGGCCCAACGTTTTGCTCACCG GTACTCCAGGCGTTGGGAAAACCACGCTCGGAAAAGAACTTGCATCAAGAGCAGGAATGACCTATATTAATGTGGGTGACATGGCAAAAGAAG GAGAACTGTATGAAGGTTTTGATGAGGAATATGATTGTCCAATTTTGGATGAAGATAGG GTGGTTGATGAACTAGAAGATAAGATGAGTGAGGGTGGAGTTATTGTCGATTATCACGGCTGTGATTTTTTCCCTGAGCGGTGGTTTCATATAGTATTTGTACTTCGTACAGAAAATTCATTTCTGTATGACAGGCTTGAAAGCAG gggctacaaagggaaaaagctgCAAGACAACATTCAGTGTGAAATTTTTCAGACACTTTATGAGGAAGCTGTGTGTTCCTATAGAGAGGAAATTGTACACCAGTTACCCAGCAACACTCCGGAAGACCTAGAAAGAAATTTGGATCAGATTATGCAATGGATTGAGCAATGGATGAGGGACAACAATTGA